From the genome of Acropora palmata chromosome 4, jaAcrPala1.3, whole genome shotgun sequence, one region includes:
- the LOC141879588 gene encoding uncharacterized protein LOC141879588, with protein sequence MDKSPWSTPMTPDLKQSFEIVIFDNKSLPWDAQPTKPVDKEQDQSKDFHPGNFANSKRDMLSGDTEECYIFQEDYDILIGKLTQERRGNLFGLWTTDGEAVIHVISGPNCCPQTGSNSLDIVGRLFPLAHMGNWRYNDYLSTISQTGTGLDDTLRCPHKYKNKFLSVIVSSSEPFFSVRSRDGKNRKIKVLEDRSPFREAEAFRKMVIKEEDLDSSHEEIKHLSLEKCKPEVSREKLSPEEKCEKIVRQRDMSQINNNRSTYLDTLIYRSEFTVNREDFKVFIFEEDYQIMANLVLKYPNLETGGDLFGLWTTAGNAMLHVVLGPGQHCRRTGTSFYQDVSYLKENGDLLTQDYMLCHIGEWHSHHQLSLFQPSGGDSSTVISNYPRGFCGFILIIANILPSRQVQLSPYLYTQLTRHGFDQKGTIEILHTPNPFKTIWRVKKCMESGKEKYSYSRPEVYHDLDYKMSSQPELRRHMSEAEKRRMKSLGDTTIHTHNPYNRGRQAPKLLYGTSLNPPYRNLYSSSRVIQARPSKPHWRFTKNLWKSCAKMNFIRGVRNAVLNARIDFKVHMFHEDIERMENWVLRHPDRETGGNLFGLWSDHGEPVIHIVLGPAEGCRRTEVSFYQDVPYLDRVGRLLTNEYLLCHIGEWHSHHQLRLSEPSSGDSSTVIRNYPRGTCGFLLIIANIRRSEKTQVLEVTLSPYLYKEGHTSYLKGEICELLYPSPFRTVRKLSVEIEQGEEKERKENMVHLFEQDEALIKEILRDNSGNKPTNGGDLFGLWTTAREPVIHLLLRPSDTQEEKRQRQEGRKGKKENGTQKEHLQIESTYQEGGDVEMVDLQDSTKAQDETVTQGFPQGGRTNQEEKLSRKYPSLQKIGRYALHAFHDPLQKAHEATPEERANFCHAFPCGGVLIVAYPVTIAEDKIYEEIGLVAYIFEGDPNRYSEPEISTIPGPKLFEETATLNYNGEEKKRNGNGSEENLVNFDTVPSKPHSPNFNF encoded by the exons ATGGACAAATCACCATGGTCGACGCCAATGACGCCTGATCTTAAACAATCTTTCGAGATAGTTATTTTTGACAACAAAAGCCTCCCTTGGGATGCGCAACCTACGAAACCAGTCGACAAGGAACAAGATCAGAGCAAAGATTTCCACCCTGGTAATTTTGCAAATTCGAAAAGAGATATGTTGTCGGGTGATACAGAGGAATGTTACATCTTTCAAGAGGACTATGACATTCTTATTGGCAAGCTGACGCAAGAACGGCGTGGAAATCTGTTCGGTTTGTGGACAACCGACGGCGAGGCTGTTATTCATGTAATTTCTGGGCCAAATTGTTGTCCCCAAACAGGGAGTAACTCATTGGATATCGTGGGAAGACTTTTCCCACTAGCACACATGGGTAACTGGCGCTACAATGATTACCTATCAACAATTAGCCAGACTGGTACAGGATTGGATGACACCCTCCGGTGCCCACATAAATATAAGAATAAATTTTTAAGCGTCATCGTCTCAAGTTCAGagccatttttttcagttcggTCAAGAGATGGCAAGAACAGGAAAATCAAGGTTCTTGAAGATAGAAGCCCATTTAGAGAGGCTGAAGCTTTCAGAAAAATGGTGATCAAGGAGGAGGATTTGGATTCCAGCcatgaagaaataaaacaccTTTCTCTCGAGAAATGTAAGCCTGAGGTGTCAAGGGAGAAATTGTCTCCTGAAGAAAAATGCGAGAAGATAGTTCGCCAACGTGATATGTCACAGATAAATAATAATCGTTCGACATACCTGGATACGCTTATATATCGAAGTGAATTCACGGTCAACCGAGAGGATTTCAAAGTATTTATATTCGAAGAAGATTATCAGATTATGGCAAACCTCGTTCTTAAGTATCCCAATCTGGAAACTGGGGGAGACCTTTTTGGCCTGTGGACCACTGCAGGCAACGCCATGCTTCACGTCGTACTTGGCCCAGGACAACATTGCAGACGAACTGGAACCTCCTTCTACCAAGATGTGTCTTACCTAAAGGAGAACGGGGATCTGCTCACTCAAGATTACATGTTATGCCACATTGGAGAATGGCATTCCCACCACCAATTGAGCCTTTTTCAGCCAAGTGGAGGTGATTCGTCCACTGTCATAAGTAACTATCCTCGTGGGTTCTgtggttttattttaattatcgCCAATATATTGCCATCTCGTCAAGTCCAACTGTCTCCTTACCTGTACACCCAGTTGACGAGGCATGGCTTTGATCAAAAGGGCACCATCGAAATCCTCCACACTCCAAATCCTTTCAAGACCATTTGGAGAGTTAAGAAGTGCATGGAAAGTGGGAAAGAAAAGTATTCTTATTCTCGACCTGAGGTCTATCATGATCTAGACTATAAGATGAGTAGTCAGCCAGAACTGAGGCGGCACATGAGCGAAGCTGAAAAGAGAAGGATGAAATCTCTCGGTGATACCACAATACACACGCATAATCCATACAATCGTGGGCGACAAGCTCCTAAATTGTTGTATGGTACGTCTCTTAATCCTCCATATAGGAATTTGTACTCCTCATCTCGAGTCATCCAAGCAAGACCATCAAAACCACACTGGAGA TTCACTAAGAATCTCTGGAAATCTTGCGCTAAGATGAATTTCATTCGTGGCGTGCGCAATGCTGTTTTAAACGCCAGAATAGACTTCAAAGTTCACATGTTCCATGAGGACATCGAGAGGATGGAAAACTGGGTTCTGCGTCATCCAGACAGGGAAACCGGcggaaatttatttggtttgtGGAGTGATCACGGCGAACCAGTAATCCACATTGTTCTTGGTCCCGCAGAGGGTTGTAGGAGAACGGAGGTCTCCTTTTATCAGGACGTACCTTACCTCGACCGTGTTGGAAGGTTGCTTACTAACGAATACTTGCTTTGTCACATTGGAGAGTGGCACTCACATCATCAGCTGCGGCTTTCAGAACCTAGTTCGGGTGATTCATCCACCGTTATCCGCAACTACCCGAGAGGAACGTGTGGGTTCCTTCTAATTATCGCGAACATCAGAAGAAGCGAAAAAACCCAGGTCCTTGAAGTTACCTTGTCACCTTACCTCTACAAAGAAGGTCACACGAGCTATCTGAAAGGGGAAATCTGCGAGCTCCTGTATCCGTCACCATTTCGAACAGTGAGAAAACTATCCGTTGAGATCGAGCAGGGTGAGGAAAAGGAACGTAAAGAAAACATGGTCCATTTGTTTGAGCAGGATGAAGCCTTGATTAAAGAAATTCTCCGCGATAACAGTGGTAACAAACCTACTAATGGGGGAGACTTGTTTGGTTTGTGGACTACTGCACGTGAACCCGTGATACACTTGCTCCTTAGACCCAGTGACACCCAAGAGGAGAAAAGACAAAGGCAAGAAGgaagaaaagggaaaaaagaaaatggcacTCAGAAGGAACACTTACAAATCGAAAGCACATACCAAGAAGGTGGTGACGTCGAGATGGTTGACCTTCAAGATAGTACAAAAGCGCAAGACGAAACCGTCACCCAGGGCTTCCCACAAGGGGGAAGAACAAACCAAGAAGAAAAACTTTCTCGAAAGTATCCCTCCCTACAAAAGATTGGGAGGTATGCACTTCATGCCTTTCACGATCCTCTGCAAAAAGCCCACGAGGCAACCCCGGAAGAGAGAGCCAACTTCTGTCACGCCTTCCCTTGTGGTGGTGTTTTGATTGTAGCTTATCCTGTAACGATAGCTGAGGACAAAATATATGAAGAGATCGGTCTAGTAGCGTACATTTTCGAAGGAGACCCAAATCGCTACAGCGAGCCTGAAATATCAACCATTCCTGGGCCAAAGCTATTTGAGGAAACTGCGACACTGAACTACAATGGCgaagaaaagaagaggaaCGGAAATGGAAGTGAAGAAAATCTCGTAAATTTTGACACTGTACCGAGCAAACCGCATAGtccaaattttaatttttga
- the LOC141878723 gene encoding uncharacterized protein LOC141878723 gives MHEVEDQRKVVCFLQPNFTDVLKNNDGSGKRFSVTAFDDCDTIHVRVLLGERPTSKSDPERRVGFKVFKELPEAKEILNIASSLISTLPPLDEPQIAILISEDDHVRVCLRPKASGPLEIAAVLRQPRKEKLYSRSHGILESSLLEDRKVAVVGLGSGGSQVVIELAKAGVGKFVLVDFDRIELHNIVRHVCGLSDLGRLKTNVMRDRVLDKNPFAEVETHNTNINNLEDARRILQGCDIIIAATDNIRSRLNINTLSIELGIVTLYGKCAVRAAGGEVLRVRPKDGPCFSCIYGSASMEAIQEEMSSFRQAREANPPYVGDDEVKATIQVGLSSDINPISNMLVKLALVELCRGKDSALKALETDLQASYYMWANRREQQFAGYAAEGFHRFDRPAILRWYPLEKDRNSDCKTCQDLQVSEENVGFFA, from the coding sequence ATGCACGAGGTTGAAGATCAACGTAAAGTAGTTTGCTTTCTGCAGCCCAACTTTACTGATGTCCTCAAAAACAACGACGGCAGTGGAAAACGTTTTTCCGTGACTGCATTTGACGACTGTGACACGATTCATGTCCGAGTTCTTCTCGGTGAACGGCCGACCTCGAAATCGGATCCTGAGAGAAGAGTCGGATTTAAGGTGTTCAAAGAGCTGCCTGAAGCTAAAGAGATTTTGAATATTGCTTCAAGTCTTATTTCCACTCTGCCGCCCCTTGACGAGCCTCAGATCGCAATTCTGATCTCCGAAGACGACCATGTTCGAGTCTGTTTGAGACCCAAGGCAAGTGGACCACTCGAGATAGCAGCAGTTCTTCGACAGCCTCGAAAGGAAAAACTCTACTCCCGAAGTCATGGCATTTTGGAGTCGAGTCTTCTGGAAGACCGCAAGGTTGCAGTCGTGGGACTTGGAAGTGGAGGATCTCAAGTGGTGATAGAACTGGCTAAGGCTGGAGTGGGCAAATTTGTCTTAGTTGATTTCGACCGAATTGAGTTGCACAATATTGTTCGCCATGTTTGTGGCTTGAGTGATTTGGGGCGTTTGAAGACCAATGTAATGCGAGATCGCGTCCTTGATAAGAACCCGTTTGCAGAGGTTGAGACCCACAACACGAACATCAACAACTTGGAAGACGCCAGACGAATTCTGCAAGGATGCGACATCATCATCGCCGCCACAGACAACATCAGAAGCCGGCTGAATATTAATACCTTGTCCATTGAACTGGGAATAGTCACTCTTTATGGCAAGTGCGCTGTGAGGGCTGCAGGAGGTGAAGTCTTACGGGTGAGGCCCAAGGATGGTCCATGTTTCTCTTGTATCTATGGTTCAGCGTCCATGGAAGCTATCCAAGAGGAGATGTCGTCTTTCCGTCAAGCGCGTGAAGCTAATCCTCCTTACGTGGGCGACGATGAAGTCAAAGCCACTATCCAGGTTGGTCTGTCCTCCGACATCAATCCAATCTCTAACATGTTGGTGAAGCTTGCACTGGTGGAACTTTGTCGGGGAAAGGATAGCGCGCTGAAGGCCTTGGAGACCGATTTGCAAGCATCTTACTACATGTGGGCCAACCGAAGAGAACAGCAGTTTGCAGGGTATGCAGCAGAAGGCTTCCATAGGTTTGACAGACCTGCCATTCTGAGGTGGTATCCGTTAGAGAAGGATAGAAATTCTGATTGCAAGACATGCCAAGATTTACAAGTCAGCGAAGAAAATGTTGGCTTTTTTGCGTGA
- the LOC141879589 gene encoding uncharacterized protein LOC141879589 — MTVQEGPFTVVMYADEYKQICAWVLKNQFLETGGDLFGLWAGDRTAVIQLVLGPGKGCRRTGTSFYQDVSYLEKVGTHLTEAEGICHIGEWHSHHTIGLKEPSGGDQRTVWRNMPSYGLNRFLLFIANIESLHCVSVGSFLFEFDRQTNRALPVLQGKFQLLPNQSPFRQLFISSSSRNADDNFLLNGAECTNTEDEIASWEEYSRSADEICEMRPMFLNASRVKCNCVIIKKENEKLLTSSPSEVKIGLNLKFVLMAFTAIVEYFCKVLSFRETVQQPIMLNRRTFTVAIYADEYKQMCAWVLKNKTLETGGDLFGLWSEDGTAIIQLVLGPGQGCRRAVHSFYQDVPYLQRVGNHLTREEGLCHIGEWHSHHTIGLTRPSGGDEGTVWRNMPTYDLNRFILFIANIGGHSSDAVSVGCFLFQFKGDTRKKLPVLQGKFQLLPKASPFRSKLQRANVLKEGAEDINQEREIANLYQISTNKDKDQMRPLMALQQVQPQTSKSDLIDCSIEETEHKITNKKRKGRKKKRTRSNARQSRSDELLILEKGEEDSEETRLCCTRRLLKRLCPSCIADFL, encoded by the exons ATGACAGTGCAAGAAGGACCTTTCACTGTGGTGATGTACGCCGACGAGTACAAACAAATCTGTGCTTGGGTTCTGAAGAATCAATTTTTAGAGACAGGCGGTGATTTATTTGGTCTGTGGGCTGGAGATAGAACCGCAGTCATACAATTGGTGCTGGGACCGGGGAAAGGATGTCGAAGAACAGGTACCTCTTTCTACCAAGACGTGTCGTACCTTGAAAAGGTTGGTACTCATTTAACGGAAGCAGAAGGAATTTGTCACATTGGCGAATGGCATTCGCATCACACTATTGGTCTCAAAGAACCAAGCGGAGGCGATCAAAGAACCGTGTGGCGGAACATGCCTTCCTATGGTTTGAACCGTTTCCTTCTTTTCATTGCTAACATAGAGTCGTTGCACTGCGTTAGCGTTGGTAGCTTCCTTTTTGAATTTGACAGACAAACGAACCGTGCTCTCCCTGTGCTGCAAGGCAAGTTTCAGCTTTTGCCGAACCAGAGTCCATTCCGTCAACTTTTCATATCCTCCTCCTCCCGCAATGCTGATGACAATTTTCTCCTTAATGGAGCGGAATGTACGAACACTGAAGACGAAATTGCTTCTTGGGAAGAATATTCACGTAGCGCGGACGAAATATGCGAAATGCGACCTATGTTTCTTAATGCAAGCCGAGTTAAATGTAATTGTGTTATAAT aaagaaagaaaacgaaaaactaCTGACTTCTTCCCCCTCCGAAGTTAAAATAGGCctgaacttgaaatttgtgCTGATGGCATTC ACAGCGATCGTAGAGTACTTTTGCAAAGTTCTTTCATTTCGAGAGACAGTACAGCAGCCGATAATGCTAAACCGCAGAACGTTTACTGTCGCAATCTACGCCGACGAGTACAAACAAATGTGCGCTTGGGTTTTAAAGAACAAAACCTTGGAGACCGGTGGTGATTTGTTTGGTCTCTGGTCGGAAGATGGAACTGCCATTATACAGTTGGTGCTTGGCCCGGGGCAAGGCTGTCGAAGAGCCGTTCATTCCTTCTATCAAGACGTACCGTACTTGCAAAGGGTTGGAAATCACTTAACTCGAGAGGAAGGTCTTTGCCACATCGGTGAATGGCATTCGCATCACACAATCGGGTTGACACGACCAAGTGGCGGCGATGAAGGAACCGTGTGGAGAAACATGCCAACTTACGACTTGAAtcgtttcattttgttcattgCCAACATTGGAGGTCATTCTAGTGACGCAGTGAGCGTCGGGTGTTTTCTGTTTCAATTTAAAGGGGACACTCGCAAGAAACTGCCTGTTTTGCAAGGTAAATTTCAGCTGTTGCCAAAAGCAAGCCCATTTCGTTCAAAATTGCAGAGAGCCAATGTTCTTAAGGAAGGTGCGGAAGATATCAACCAGGAGAGGGAAATCGCCAATTTGTACCAAATATCAACCAACAAGGACAAGGATCAGATGCGACCATTGATGGCTCTTCAGCAGGTTCAGCCACAAACATCCAAGAGTGATCTAATCGATTGCTCCATAGAGGAAACGGAgcacaaaataacaaacaagaaaagaaaaggcaggaagaagaaaaggacGAGATCAAACGCAAGACAATCTAGATCTGATgaacttttaattttggaaaaaggagaagaagacAGCGAAGAGACAAGACTATGCTGTACGAGAAGATTATTGAAAAGGTTGTGCCCTTCTTGCATAGCAGATTTTCTGTAG
- the LOC141878724 gene encoding uncharacterized protein LOC141878724 isoform X2, producing the protein MGFEASFEAIILRKKETHYRIDRNLFISVGVVMEKLFLLALAIGFAGFISVVHPSEHFACYTCSTNSLQMPEECAASYGQKNCSSNTSTCFAAAAELMNGTQIAIKDCYGWQENCSRITACEQGANMTDATFKRCYATCCTTMQCNDMLLVLESTAFLNYSTPHAKTSSTHENRTTEKSTAPTSSAVYNHLSHLLVLFSVLPIAAYSNR; encoded by the exons gaaaaaagaaacacattaCAGAATTGACCGGAATCTCTTCATTAGTGTTG GTGTTGTGATGGAAAAGCtatttttgcttgctttggcAATTGGGTTTGCAGGGTTCATTTCTGTTGTTCACCCTTCAG AACACTTTGCCTGCTATACCTGCTCCACGAATTCACTCCAGATGCCTGAAGAATGCGCTGCCTCTTATGgacaaaaaaactgctctTCAAATACAAG CACGTGCTTTGCTGCTGCAGCTGAATTAATGAATGGTACACAAATAGCAATCAAAGATTGCTATGGTTGGCAAGAAAACTGCAGTCGTATCACTGCCTGCGAGCAAGGAGCCAACATGACTGACGCCACATTCAAGCGTTGTTATGCTACATGCTGTACCACAATGCAGTGCAATGACATGCTTCTTGTTCTTGAAAGCACAGCCTTCTTAAATTACTCTACCCCCCACGCGAAGACCTCCTCTACTCATGAAAATCGTACTACTGAGAAATCTACAGCACCGACCTCTTCCGCTGTTTACAACCACCTTAGTCATCTCTTAGTTCTTTTCAGCGTCTTACCAATCGCTGCCTATTCGAACCGCTGA